Sequence from the Rhea pennata isolate bPtePen1 unplaced genomic scaffold, bPtePen1.pri scaffold_32, whole genome shotgun sequence genome:
TTCATAGAATCGTTGCAGAtgaccaaaatattttcccaccTGTTCCGCACCTGATGTTCTAGGAGGATTCAGGGCtcccagtcactccatcagagcaagcagacactGGTATGTGCCTGGGATGAtctctgtctcttccactgTCACCAAGTATTTGTGTGTGAGCAACTGACTCCcagcctccatctccagtgattagAACGGGAGCTTAGACAAGGAGCTCGCATGCAgacctctgtgctgtgctcacTTCAGTTTTGGCAGGGGGAATCCTACCTCCTGTGTGTTTGTGGAGGTCACAGTGGGGATAGGGGGATCAGAATCTAAATGCAACCCAGGGTCTTCAAAACCAGGACGTGATGCCGAGATTGACTGAACCATGTGTCAGTGAACTCCCTTCTTATCCCTGTCTGGGTGTCCTGCCTAGTTAGGAGATGGAACTAGGAGCTTGCAGATGAGGACATTTCCAGTTATCATAGAGAGCCATCCTCTGACGAAATAAATGGCAATGTTGGAATCAGTCTCTCTGCCCTctttagaaagggaaaacaggtgTTTATTTTAGCCTACTTGAGGGAACATCTCCCAGGAGGAGGAATCACAAGGGACTGAACAACTCCTGCCTTCAGCTGGTCCTGTGCTCCTGAGCTGAGCCCAGTTTTGGGGACAGAGATTGCTCAtggcagcctggcagcactgctgagagatgGCTGTGTCCCGaaacagctcctctgcaaagagcagcaggactctggGCACTGCCTGTTGCTGCTgaggagatgagatgagatgaggtgagagaagacagaagtgaaaggcagtgtggagtgagaggccagaggagagctccttgtgggaggagaaatcttcacagccttttGCATGGTAAGGCTCTGGCTacagggcaatgctgctgtgtttcttggGGGAGTCTTCTAAGCCCATCCCATCCTGTGAGTGTGGAGGATGGGGAGAAACTTCAGAGCAAGGATTCCCTGCCACATGGTCAGAGGGACATGTCACTCTGCTCCTTTCTTGGATGGATGGCTGCAGGGGTGTGAAGCCTTGTTGTACACCCAGGTGGGCATGGACTGTCCTTCAGAGCAGAGTCTCTGTGGCCCAGCATGCTGTGTGCCTAGGGCTGGGACTCTGCTGCCTGCAAGGGTCAACACTCAGCCTGTGCAGGGAGATCCCCATGGCACTGGAGGGAGAAGctctgggaggaaggaaagaccCCTGACAGGACAGGTACTTTCTTCCATGGAGAGCCTGCTGCATGGATCAGGGCTGGGGGACATATCCAGAGGTGACTTTTCACCAGGAATGTcaaggcaggggagagctgaaagagaaggtgcTTTCATGAGTtggtgctttcagttattttctgtttgggtgGGGTGAAATGGGACTGGATCTGTCAGGTTTAAAAGAATACTGAGGCTGCAGGACAGTGGCACTGAGAGAGGAGCAGTTCTGGCAGGGACTCAGCAAATGCTTTCATCTACCTGGAGCCTACAGATAGTcagcatcacctttccagcctcAGCTAGCTTTGCTTCACCTGCTCCTGAGCTCCTACAAACCTGGAGGTGCCCTGCCTCTGGGAGctttctgcagggcagagctgaaTGCTGAGCATGAGGGATGGGGTCTGTGATGACTGAGAGGGGAGAGATGTGGGGACAGAGACATAGCTCCCTGCAGGGATGGCTTTTGTCAGCGGAGCCATGGCCAAAGTGTGAGAGGAAACTATCAACTCCAAagtcccctctcctctcccacccaaTACAGCCCTCTTGCCTCAAGGCTGTGGGGTCCAGGACATGAGTCATTTCCTCAGCAGTCAGACATCCAGGAGAGGAGACACTGCTGAGTGTCTCTCTGTCCTTCCCTGTCCTGCCTCCCTCAGCGCAAATATCGTGATGTTGCTCCCTGTTTCTTTCCTACCTGCCCATGCTGCCCTTGTCCTTCCCCTTGGGTGCTCTGGGCAGGGGGTTTCTGATGCAGTTCAGACACCAACCATGTGGGTCCTGCCATGAAAATATGTCTTTGACAGTGAGGGGCCCAAATCCCCCTCTAACCTGTGGGGCTCTGGACAATGCAGTGTAGGGGGCCAGGAATTAGCCAACTCTCTCTTCTGAACACCCTCAACACCCTTAGGACATTCAGCCATTTCCCTGGGGtgtctggctgggctgcaagCTGCCCTCCAGAGGGGCACAGAcctccctttgcagctgggtATAACCCAGGTGCCTTAGGCAGAGGCACCTAGATCCTAAGAACACGGAAATGCTACTGGGAGGCTGGATATGGGCAGCTGGAAGGAACCCAGTGTGTTGCTGGCCAGAAGGGGAGGGCTGAGACCCCCCTCACATACCCTCTGAAAGAGTGCTGTTGGGCACTTTGGAAGTGGATGTCTCTGCTCTCCACAGTGCAATTCCCTTTTTGGTAACATGAAAAGGAAACTTTCCGCAATAGTTCTACACCTCTGAGATGGGGGCAGAGGGCACCTGGGAACAAGCCAGCACTCTTCCCTCTGCACCAAAGCCAGAGTGAATCCTTTTGCCCCTCTGGAATCAGAAATGGTCATTCTGAGTGCAGCAGAAGTGTGGATGATTTCTACCTCCAAGAATCCTCCTCCGGTGTGACAGGGTCAAATTcaactaaagaaaacaaaaccaaagaagaCTTAAAACTATTCATGAACCTACATTGTTTAGAATGGAGTGGATTAAATCTGACTGGAACTGGGAATATAAATCTTAGTCACGTCTGTTCCCATGTAGGCAGTGCTGTAGGTCAGGGCTGACTCCTCGGGAGCCCACGGGCAGAGGCCGCTGCTCCTCATGGCAAACTCAGCCAGCAAAAACCAGAGTTTAAGCCATGGAGCTCAGTGATGGTGCAGCTTTGATGGGGGGTGctactgtgtgtgtgttcggGGGGAAGGCAGTTTGAAAGAGCTTTGCTCAGGGAAGTCTGTCCTAATTGTTTTCTATCTGTTCTTCCTTGGACACTCCTGCAAGCTCAGGAGGTGcaaaatgtccaacagcagtTCCCTcagtgagttcctcctcctggtgTACGCTGACacccgggagctgcagctcttgcacttctccttcttcctgggcatctacctggctgccctcctgggcaacggactcatcatcacagccataGCCTGCAACCACCGCCTCCatacccccatgtacttcttcctcctcaacctctccatcctcgaccttggctccatctccaccactgtccccaaatccatggccaattccctctgGAACACCAGGGtcatttcctactcaggatgtgctgcccaggtctTCCTGGTTGTCTTCTTATTTTCAGCAGagtattctctcctcactgtcatggcctatgaccgctacgTTGCCATCTGCAATCCCCTGTACTATGGCACAGtcatggacagcagagcatgtgtcagaatggcagcagctgcctgggccagtgggtttctcaatgctctcctgcacactggaaacacattttccataccactctgccaaggcaacacagtggaccagttcttctgtgaaatttcccagatcctcaagctctcctgctctgactcCTACTTCAGGGGAGTTGGGTTTCTTGGGATTAGCGGCTGTTTAGTGTTTGGATGTTTcgttttcattgtgctgtcctatgtgcagatcttcagggctgtgctgaggatcccctctgagcagggccggcaCAGAGCCTtctccatgtgcctccctcacctggctgtggtctctCTGTTTGTCAGTACTGTCAcgtttgcctacctgaagccacCTTCTATCTCCTCCCCAGTTCTGGATCTGGTGCTGGCTGTTCTGTACgcagtggtgcctccaacactgaaccccctcatctacagcatgaggaacaaggagctccagcaggcactgaggaaactgtttcagctggtactagttcagcagcaatgagctgCCCATCTCTTCTAGCAGCTGATTCCCACTTTATCTCCAGCATCTCTTGTGCACTGGGAGGTCTGTCTGTGATAGTCATGTTTGTGGAGAGATGTCTGAATTCCTCCCACATTTCTGGAGGCACAAACCTTGTCTTTCTCACCCAGAGGCCTTCTGTAAATCTTCCTATCACTGTGTCAGAGCTGGCCTCCCAAGTagcatctctgtaataaaagagGGTCTTCTGAGTACTGTGCCTGAATGTTGGGgtctttttccaaagctggaGCCAAGAATGCACTCAGGGAATTACACCCAAGAAGGCCCTGTTGTTGTGCTTACATTTTCCATGGGCTAAGGGGAATCATCTCTTTTGAGTGATGTGTGTGGGAATGAGGGCTGGATTTAACTGTCACTTGTGGGTGCCCAGTGCCCCTGGAGAGTGTGAGTGGTCAAGAGGTGTCTGCTGGGGACTGTCCCACATATTAGAGGGCTGGTGACAGATGGCCGTCCTTCTGGAAGGGAATATGGAGTCACTCAGAGAGCACAGGACATATTCAGGGGCAGTGTGTACCTGGAATGGGCAGTGAGTGGAGACTCGCCAAAACCAAGCAGAGTAAAGCAAATGTAAAGGGCCAAAGCAAGGAATGCCCCACATGTCCCTGAGGAGCGGGAGTGGGCGGGGTCTGAAGACACCTCTGAAAACATCCTGAGCAATGTGCAATGCCCTGTGATTGCTCCATCCATCCTCCACAGCTGGAGATTCTGGGTGGGAGGTTGTCAGATGCAGTGATGCTGGTCCAATAGCCACTTCCCTGATCAACACTGCCAAGGCTGAGTCCCCCTGGGGCCTCATGGCCCACTCGCCTTGCAGAGCAGCAACACCACACCATGGCCTATGCAGAGCCTTGGGGAGGGGTGCAAGAATGGCTGACCAGGCCAGCATAGACCCACTGACCTGGGGAAAGGCTCTCTGGGGAGCAAGGATGCCTGTAGAGAAGAAAGGAGCAATCACATGCTTGTGGggaggaataaataaaaacctgaTGCTGTGTTTGTCAGTTCAGGGCAGGCTGCTATGTCACTGGATCCTGAGGCTCCTCGCACCCAGGACTCTCGTGCTGTCCTGGGTAGAAGGGCTGGCCAGAGGGTCTGCAGACAGCCAGGGTTAAGGATGTCGTGGCCATGGGAGAAGTGGAGAAATGGAGTGACTGGACTACATTTCCGTCTGCCATTGCTAGACCACAGTAGACCACAGTCCTAGGGCTGAGGGGGAGGCTGACACACCTCTCTGACCACCACCACCCTCCGCCCTGTAGCTGCTGTGCTCTTCAGAGTGCCTAGATTATGGGTGAACATCCAGAGTtttgcagctccctgcagcaggcacTGTCATGGATCATCCTCATCTTGAGCTACTGTACTAggtgggctggggagagggcagaggaggtGGGGACAGATGGggtggagctgggctgggcagcaCAGGGCCTGGATGAGGAGAAGTGcaagcaggcagctgctgcacgCGAATGGCATTGTGGGAGCACAGAGGCGTGTGCTTGCAGGGCAAATGCAGGTGTCCTGGGAAAGGCACCAAGACATGGCAagtgcagaggagaagagct
This genomic interval carries:
- the LOC134154623 gene encoding olfactory receptor 14C36-like, giving the protein MSNSSSLSEFLLLVYADTRELQLLHFSFFLGIYLAALLGNGLIITAIACNHRLHTPMYFFLLNLSILDLGSISTTVPKSMANSLWNTRVISYSGCAAQVFLVVFLFSAEYSLLTVMAYDRYVAICNPLYYGTVMDSRACVRMAAAAWASGFLNALLHTGNTFSIPLCQGNTVDQFFCEISQILKLSCSDSYFRGVGFLGISGCLVFGCFVFIVLSYVQIFRAVLRIPSEQGRHRAFSMCLPHLAVVSLFVSTVTFAYLKPPSISSPVLDLVLAVLYAVVPPTLNPLIYSMRNKELQQALRKLFQLVLVQQQ